A segment of the Pantoea trifolii genome:
AAACGTAAAGCGGGAAAGGTTACGGCTAAATCAATCAGTTCAACGTCCTGCGTCATAATACATCCTGCTCATTACTGGTCCGGCAATGATAATAACTGACGCGGTAAATTTGTCAGCCGCTCTGCACCAGCGGGCGTAACGCGCACCGTTTCGCTGAACGCCAAACCTTGCGCCGAAATATACATGTGGAACACCATATTCTCTTCCAGCAGCCACTGCGCGTTAGGGTAGAAACTGCAGGAAAAATCACTGGGTCGTGGCGTGCGTGTATAAAGCCCCAGCGCATAACCGGTGATATTGGGATAATCCGCGCGCAATCCTCTACTCAAAACCGCATCGCGCACGATGGCATCCACGTCGTGCGCCGTCATGCCCGGTTTCATGGCGGTAAATTGCTGATCCTGAATCGCGATCAGCTGTGCTGCCACTTCGGCACGCTGCGCCGAAATCTCTCCGACGATATAAGGCCGCATCAGGCGCGCGCTGTAATGTTTCACTTTTGGTATCAGCTCGACATGCAGCACATCGCCTTTTTCCAGCCGCTGCTCGTGGCCACTAGCATGCAGAAAACCATTATCACCGCTGGCGATCACTATCGGTCCGGTTTCGCCGGTATCCGCGCCAAGCTGTAAAAACTGTCCGGCGGCCAGCGCGGCGACATCGCGCACGCGCCAGCCGCCCTCCACTTCCGCGCCAATCGCCATCATTGTGGCATCCGCGATGGCAGCAGCCTGACGCAACGCGGCGATTTCCGCCGGGAATTTGACGCTACGCAGCCGGTCGCTCAAGCCGGTTAAATCATGCCACGTCACGTCTGGTAGATAGCGCGAAAGCTGCTGCCAGCTGTGTACCGTCATGCCGTAAGAGTAAAAGTCCGCGCCGATGCGCGCCTGTTGATATCCGCGACGGATCAGGCTTTGCGCCACCGTGTGCCAGGCATCCT
Coding sequences within it:
- a CDS encoding M24 family metallopeptidase translates to MHAEALMRLRAAMQQNTVDIMLVDHGELLAWLTGFTVSETLYRACLVPLNGEPWMVLRQLDEAPCRTQSPTLDVESYRDDQDAWHTVAQSLIRRGYQQARIGADFYSYGMTVHSWQQLSRYLPDVTWHDLTGLSDRLRSVKFPAEIAALRQAAAIADATMMAIGAEVEGGWRVRDVAALAAGQFLQLGADTGETGPIVIASGDNGFLHASGHEQRLEKGDVLHVELIPKVKHYSARLMRPYIVGEISAQRAEVAAQLIAIQDQQFTAMKPGMTAHDVDAIVRDAVLSRGLRADYPNITGYALGLYTRTPRPSDFSCSFYPNAQWLLEENMVFHMYISAQGLAFSETVRVTPAGAERLTNLPRQLLSLPDQ